The following is a genomic window from Salvelinus fontinalis isolate EN_2023a chromosome 11, ASM2944872v1, whole genome shotgun sequence.
taaccctataaaTTGAAGGGTCaaacaagcaaacaaacaaaatgaTAGCATTAGGGCATGTCACAATGTGAAGGAAACAGAGCAACTATTGTGACAGGGAATGAGGCCATAAGTAAACACAGCTTTCACAATTATTATATCATCACAATAACCTGCTCTTAAAGACATAATACTAACAATGGGTGTTTATCACGGCCAGGTCTTTCTCATGGCCTTTCATTAGGATAGGGAAAACATCACTTAGACACAGACCACCTGACATTATAAGCTACGCTATtatagggttgtgtgtgtgtctctctgtgtgggtatgtgtgtgtttgtgtgcctcaCTGCCTCTCTGTGGGTGtctctgggtgggtgggtgggtgggttcgtgggtgggtgggtgggtgggtaggtaggtaggtaggtgtgagtgagtgagtgagtgagtgagtgagtgagtgagactgaACTGAAAAAGCAACCTTCATGGTGTGGTGCCTTGAGGAGTAGAAACTTAacaggttgtcacgccctggccttagtattatttgttttatttattattttagttaggtcagggtgtgacatggggtatgtgtgtattttggggtattatatggtagagggggtgttggttgtagtttatggttttgtgttgagtgtatgtgtctagctgtgtctatgttgggtgtaatTGTCTAgggaagtctatggtggccggaatgggttctcaattagagacagctgatttcggttgtctctaattgggagccatatttaaggctgccataggctttagctatttgtgggtcattgtttatgttgacgtaagtagtttgtgtgtgcacttacgtttgaagtttcacgatcgtttgttgttttgttagtgttgtataagtgtttggtgatcatcttcgtcgtggtaaataaagaagatgtattcaaatcatgttgcgccttggtcctctcgttcatgtcaacgcgatcgtgacacaGGTAACTTTAGACATGTAGTCAGCCTGGAACGCTCATGCTGGGGGAGTCTACTAAGCgatatggatttttttttaaagaaggctCCTTTAAGGCTCCTTGAAGTATAAAAAAATGTTTGATGAAAAAAATGTTTAGGCCTTAcagctattagcccatacaaacgcattgaataacagattccctgcatggaacaacagatagccccccccccccaaaaaaaatagaAGGAAgttttgttctgaagtgtctgtcctatatctgaaagataccccttatttttggcacgAAACATTCTCCATATATACTTCAATatttcaactggtaccggggtccttcagacgagtcttgtgaggcctgtgggtgtCCTACAGAAAACTGAAATGTACAGTACGTGTTCGTGAGATCATAATAGTTTGTACGCCAAACCGTTTGGACTCTACAGaagattttgtgagaagaccaatttttggTATGTCTcacggtctgacaaacaccacgctagctctgtcacctttcaccgcagatgcggaagtgcgaaaTCAGCAGAtagagacgcatccaatgcaaaaaaacagatCTCTCTTAAAGTAACAGATTTTATGGGAATTTTTTATTTTACGCTAATTATATTTCTGCGGGGGCTCGAACATCGACTCTATGGTGTTTTAAGGGTGTGGCTCACAGCTCAGTCAGCCACCACACCATGGGTTACGTCCTCataatctctccttcctcctcattTGTGCACTCATTCACTGTTCTCCACAAGTTTAAAAGCATTGGGTTGGTGTAGGCATGGGCTAGAGGAGTTTACATTCAACAGTAATTTCCTTTCAAATCCACGAAAGGAAGTGAATAAGTCCACACTTTGGGAGAAAGGAGATGTTATTTGGACACAACCCATTATCAGTGGCTGCCTCCTtcattttgagcagtgtataccaACTCCAGTCTTCCAGTACCACCAACAGCACAGATTTCTGTTGTAGCCACAGACAAACTCAcctttcaactcattgagggcttgatgattagttgacaagttgatcAGGTGTGCTCACAAAATGTGAGCTGTTGAGGGTACTAGAGGACAAGTCGGGAAAAACTGATTTAGAGAGGACTGAGAGCAGGTAGCTCTGTTTGAACATTTACGTTTTATTCATTATTGATTCTTTAGGTTGTAAACTTCGTAGGCAATAAAGCTATTTTGTTTTGAATGTACCCTGTCTCATGAGCCTCTGTAGTGGAAGCCTAGATCTGGTCAGTGGAAGCACTTCTCTCCCCGTGCTGACACAATGGCTTTAACCTGGCTTTATAGCCTTAAAAGCTAAACAGAAATGAGTTTCAATCTATGACAAATTTTACCACGAATAACACTAACCAGAATGACACATCAGATGTAACTGCAGAGGGGGTTTAGACGGACAGTGGAATCTTGAGCAGTTTATATTAGAGCGCAGTACACTGTGGCTAAAAGCCTGAGTGAACAGATGATACACCTGAAGGACAGCATCATCCATCTAAGAGTAATATTTTCCACCATTGTGACTCAATTTGACCTCGGTACGGAGTGCTCTCAAGGGGACTGTCTGcaggcctgcctgcctggccgGCCACAGAACTCGCAAGATGAAGAGATGACAATATAAGAGGCTCCATGACATGAATTGTAGCCCTCCCTCTAGTGTTCAGAGTACCTTGCTACTTATGTAATGCCCCATTCATAAATCAACATCAGCCTGCTGGGAAATGAGATGCAGACTCAATTCTGGATTTGGAAGTGTAAAAGGGGTCCTTGCTATCTggaatccttgggacatccctaccctattGAAATTGGCATtttaaatggttaaggtaagggtaaaggttaggattagggttcgGCAAGGGTTAtgattaaggttaggggttatggtttaGGACGGGGACTTCCCAAGGATACCGGATAGCACTAACCGTGTTAAAATGGGCAGTCGGAAAACAGGAATTCACCGCAGTTTGTAAATCTGTCTTGCTCCCAACATATCCTAGCATTGGTTGTGTGTTGCTAGCAATTAGTTAAGAGTCATACTAATTTCTCTCCACTTTTAAAACAGATTATTCCTCCTCTGTTGACATTGTTGGGCAATGTCACCCATACTAGCTACCTAATCTCTGTCCTCTGACACTTGTGGACTGGGTTTGGGTGTTCCTCAAGCACTGATATACAACATATTCAAAGTGTCATATAGCTATTATCTAAATCACTCACAAAGCTCACCTACTGAGTAATATTTTATTCCAATAGATGTCACAACACTTTGACCCTAAATGCCCAACCCATGCAATCAGTAAGTCTAGATGAAATAAAGTAATCAATTCTATTTGAATGTAACAGGAAAGGTAACTCATCACTGCCACAGTTGTTATGATGTACAGTTGAattcgaaagtttacatacacctcagccaaatacatttactcagtttttcacaattcctgacatttaatcctagtaaaaattccttgtcgtaggtcagttaggatcaccactttattttaagaatgtgaaatgtcagaataatagtagagagaatttatttatttcagcttttatttctttcatcacattcccagtgggtcagaagtttacatacactcaattagtatttggtagcattgcctttaaattttttaacttgggtcaaacgttttgggtagccttccacaagcttcccacaataagttgggtcaattttggcccattcctcctgacagagctgatgtaactgagtcaggtttgtaggcctctttgctcacacacgctttttcagttctgccaacaaattttctatgggattgaggtcagggctttgtgatggccactccaatagctggactttgttgtccttaagccattttgccacaactttggaagtatgcttgggctcattgttcatttggaagacccatttgcaaccaagctttaacttcctgactgatgtcttgcgatgttgcttcaatatatacacataatttttcatcctaatgatgccatctattttgtgaagtgcaccagcccctcctgcagcaaagcacccccacaagatgatgctgccacccccgtgcttcacggttgggatggtgctcttcgacttgcaagcctcccccttttttcctccaaacataacgatggtcattatggccaaacagttctatttttgtttcatcagaccagaggacacttctccaaaaagtatgatctttgtccccatgtgcagttgcaaaccttagtctggcttttttatggcggttttggagcagttgcttcttccttgccgagcggcctttcaggttatgtcgatatagaacaaatctttctgtggatatagatacttttgtacctgtttactccagcatcttcacaaggtcctttgttgttgttctggtatTAAATTGcactttttcgcaccaaagtacgttcatctctaggagacagaacgcttttccttcctgagcggtatgacggctgcgtggtcccatggtgtttatacttgcgtactattgtttgtacagatgaacgtggtaccttcaggcatttggaaattgctcccaaggatgaaccagacttgtggaggtctacaatttttgtacaattcttgactgatttctttagattttcccatgatgtcaagcagaggcactgagtttgaaggtacccctttaaatacatccacaggtacacctccaattgactcaaatgatatcaattagcctatcagaagcttctaaagcgatgacatcattttcaggaaatttccaagttgtttaaaggcacagtcaacttagtgtatgtaaacttctgacccactggaattgtgatacagtgaattataagtgaaataatctgtctgtaaacaattgttggaaaaaatacttgtgtcatgcacgaagtagatgtcctaaccgacttgccaaaactatagtttgttaacaagaaatttgtggagtggttgaaaaactagttttaatgactccaacataagtgtctgtaaacttccgacttcaactgtatatagtgctATTTGTATGGTTTTAATTaccattttcattattttatttcactagtcctgcattttggagctcaGAGCCTGTACATGTCACACCTGTACATGTACATTAAAAACTCTGAATCTAGACATATTTGACATGGTTTTACCACTGAGCTGTGGCTTGTTTTCTTCCTGATAACACACCCAGTATTTCACAACCTAATTTCAAAACATACAATATCTACATGAATAGAGGATATTAATCATTGGCATCtaacacaattgtgtgtgtgtgcttcttctGTACCTTTGTTTGTGTCTGCTGTACATTCTGATAATATAATGCAGTGGATCACTGTTCATACTGCATCACACCCATGTCATCCTCCTATCTTGTCACACCAACACCAAAATAAGGCATCTTACACCATTACTCCATACAGCACTCTTGGAGGCCATGCACTACCACCCCTTTCCCTGCAGTCTCCACCTCGGTGGCTGGTTATATGTAAAGGTCAGCGAAGGAGAAGCCTGGTGCACAGCACAGTCTGTTTTCCCACTGCAGATGAAATATTCACAGGAAGAGATCCCCCCCACTCACCCCTCCCTGTCTTGTGGAGAGTGGATCTCCAGGCAGTGCAGATATTCATAGTCACAATTCACTCTCATACTGACTGCAGAAGGAGAGGAATCCCATCACAACAAACAAATACTTCATAACGACGTCAGATCAAAAACAGTTATTACCATGCAACCACTAAGACTAGAGAATCACACCACAAATAATGTATTTCTACTAGTGAACAACGAGAAAGTGTTATATTTCCGTGACACATCGATGACGCGACATCCAAAACATACTGTCTACTGTGAGTGGCCGGACAGTGTCCTACCCTGTGCCGTAAGCACCTGGTGATGAGTAATGTTCACCTGTCAGGTCAATAAATCAATGCCTGTCACAAATGTTCTGTTTATATTTGGACGTTTCTGAGCTGTCAGCAGTAAGTCACCCTGTAACAATGGATAATCTAATAGCCCAACCCCCACATCTTactttgaggaaaaatgtacttactatgactgggatgtggttgtcccacctagccatcttaagatgaatgcactaactgtaagtcggtGTGGTTAAGAGTGGCTGCTAACTGACTAAAatgtacaaataaaaaataaagtgatGGACTAATTTCACTGACAAATCTTTATTGCTTTGAGGTTAGTTAATGTTGAGTGTCTAAAAGATAATACAAGGAATAATATCCTGCATTTATATTCTGAGGATTAGTTCCTACACTGAGTGACTCACTGTTGCCATATAAACGAAGACAGGACCATAATACAAGGAATCATTTCCTGCATTTACATTCCGAGGATTGGCACATGGGTCATTCTATGAAAATTGTGGCTTTCCTTTCCCCACCTTAACCACTAGGGAAAACACTTGTGTCAGATAATGACACAAAATGTTTGTTTTAATTGAAGTGCTGTGTGTTAAtagacagtatatacagtgcgttcggaaagtgttcagaccccttgactttttccacattttgttaggttacagccttattctaaaatggattgattCCATTTTTATCCTCATCAATGTAGATTGATTTTCATAGAATGACCCCCACTGAGTGGCTCACTGTTGCCATGTAAACAAAGACAGGACAATAAAACCATTGTGACATACTGGCCCCTAAAGACAAGCATGGCCCTGACATACAGGTACCCATCTACTCAGACAGAGCAAGTGTGTCAATAAACAAAACAAGTGAGTCACATCCCCTTACCCAGATACAcaacagcacacagacacattcacaggAGTCTTACTCAACTTATTTTATTTACAGGAGCCACAAATGCTAATGCATTGGTTTATTTTCCCATATCATTTCAGACACCGGTAATACACGATTCTCTTTGCCTTTTTCACATGAGTGGACTAACCAGAGACGCGGAAGCCATTCTCAATCTAAAGGCCAGACGCTTGGATGATGAATCATTGATATTTAATTCTAAATCCCTTAGAAAAAGATAAATAAATTAGAACATTCTCTGACTTTCTCCCCTCTTTCAGGATGTTGGTTGAACTAAACACTGGATACACTTGCAGTAGAGAATTGTGGAAAAGACACGGGTGAGGACGGAGTATGGGAAAAGCAATGAAACACCACCTACCAGAATATGTAGGTAGTGCTAGCAAGAAAGAGATCAAACAAAATGGCATAACAAAAATATTTttactacaacataacatttacagaaaataAGTACAGAAGCAACAAGTCTTGTGTGGATCTCAGCAATGAAGTGACAATGATAGCATTTCATGCCTCGTTGTTTCATGTCAGAATTGGGTGTACATTTCCCCCCCATCAACACCCCGAAAGTGATACTTCTCAGTATCAATACGGATCTAACTTGTTAGAACAGTCATGTTCTGGGCTTGGGTAAGTACATGCTTTTAATGAAGTATCATAGgagaaaaaataaattaaaataacattaaaagaAAATGAAAAGAACGCCTTTCTCCCCAGAAGGACGTCGTAACCGACACCCTCACGTCCCTAATCTGAGCTTCTGCCAAGGGCTTGCAAACACAAGACTTCCGAACCCACAACTTCAACTGTCTGAGGGAAACAAAGTTTACTCTAAATTCAACAAGAGGCTAGGCAGCATAACCTCAAGTGGACATTTTCAAATGGGTGGGTATTTGGTGTCACAAACTCCCTCAGTTTATTGATCTTTGACTAAACTGACCCATTGTATGACTGTGGGTCCAGGGCGATGTCCTATGTTTGTAACCCCTCGGTGGTGCAGAGActtgtcgtccccccccccccccccgagaaaCAGAAAGCTGTGGTTGGGCATCAGCCTCTGTCCATGCATTCGAGCAGTGAGCCAGGACAAAGACAAAACACATTGCTATGTGCCATAAAATCAGAGGGCTGCAGTAGTTTCGTTTTCTTTTAAATATATTCTTTACCATTTTTTTGCTTGCTTTTATCTTgtttttttgtctaagactgtcCTTTAAATGCAAATAAAGGAGATCATCTTGGTTATGTTAACATCCAGTGCCCGTCTGTTTTCTTCTATACCTCAATGCTGTTTCCCGCATAAAGCCTGGTCCATGTCCGAGCTGCAAGGTGCACAGAGagggggttcattaactacaggtATCAGCATTCTTCTTGAAGGAATGTCTTGCTATCTCTGAATTGATTTGACCTGCAGTGgcacttcaggaggctgaagtgaAGAGCACTACAAGAGCAGTAAGTAATTGGTTCCTTCTCACACTCACTGCCTCTGTTTAAAACCAGGCTTTGTTCACATTCAGCGGATAGGTACTCTTGATCAGAGGATGCAAAATAATTTACATGCCAAGGGGTGAGAATTTAAACTGGGTTCACTTTAAACATGAACATGACACATGCGTGCGCTGTCTCACCTGTCTCAATGGCTTGGGCTTCGTTTGATTTCCACTGCTCTGCAACATCGTTTGCCAGTGGGTCATCAGGGTTAGGAGCGCTTAATAATGCTTGGATTGATAGCAGCACTGTGCGAATCTGCAAAGCTGGGGACCACTTATCTGTGAGAGAAAAATAAAATTGTGGAGGAAGGAGTCATACTTTGAGTCAGGACATGACTGTGACTAATGATAATTGTGAATCTGGATAACTCACCTTTCAAGATGTCTAGGCATATCCTACCCAGCTTGTCCacattggggtggtagattttgGTCATGAATCGCACTTTGGGAGCTGCCATGGGATATTCTTCTGGCAGAAAGAGTTCAAGTTTAAAGGTGCCTCCTTCGAAAGGGGAGTCCTGGGGCCCTGAAATCACCACATGGAAGTAGCGTGCATTCGCCTCATCAGGCTCTGCCTTTATTCCAGGAACGGGTTCGGCCAACAAACGCTGAGTCTCCTGAACACGGACAGAGATACAGATCGAGACATGCAGGTAGATAGACAGAAACGTGTCATGTTTGAAGTGAACCCAGTTTAAATTGTCTCAAGGAGAATGCGATACAGATGTAGCAAGACAGATTAGCACCAACAACCAGATGTCAGGTCAGGGTCAATAGTTACCAAGGTTTTGGACAACTATGTTTTGGTGCAAGGACAGCCATCCATGCATTCAAGATGAGGTTTGACATTCTGTTTCTGAACTTTTTAGGGACAATGAACATTCACTTCTGTCTTGTCTCTTTCAAGAGCACAAAATGGTCACTCACGCAGTGTTTTAGATCCTCAGTTAAGAGCTCATAGGATACATTCTATTgcagttaaataaaaggttaaacaaacaaaatacatAATAATTACATGCCTGGAGGTGGACTAGCTGCAAAGTCTGTTTTTTGTGAATTATGTCTGAGGCCTAGTGAGAACAAACATGTAACATCGTCATGGTATGACTGTCATTCTGATGGAAAAAAATGTATTATCAATAACTTTCAAATATAACTCACTGATAGGCCCATGTACACTATAACACCCCTGTAAATGTTCGTCTTCTCAGTTtttttattcaactaggcaagtcagtaagtTAGGCCAGTTGAGTAGGCTGATAAATTGAATGTTTCTGTCAAACATTTGTTTTTGCAGCCACCTAGTATATGTATGACAAACTATTGTCCCATGTCGCTTCATTCATTTCTGACACAGAACTCCTGCAAGACCAACAATCCTGATCCTGCTCATTGGGCCTAGACACAGTATGAGAGAAATACCTGCACTGCCACCGGTTCCTATACCAAAGCCAAGTTAGCTTTGCTACCCAAAGCACTTTCATACACAATAAACCAAGCAAGTAAATGTGAGTTTATAATACATACTCTGGAGTCCAGTAGTACAGCAAGTTCCATCAATATCTAACTAGCTAAATTTGCTAGCTGTATGTacgttgctaacgttagctagcagtgCCAGTCGAGGGTCATTGCTCAGATCGCTAACTTGAGACCATAGCAAGGTTACTTCAATACATGTACACTAAGAAAAGTATTACTTTCAACACATAGGCAATTAAGTAGACTTGGGCCATACTCAGAAGGAAGGTTAATACATTTGACCAAACATTCCTCTGACTTGGGGCTGAGCCTGAGACATACAGTACCTAGCTAACGGaagtaacgttagttagctagcaaaTACATGGCAATGCACGTGCCGAGTCTTATTTTTCTATGCAACTCAAAGGGGACCGAACTACGGCTTGTGAACTATTTATTGCATGGTGTTTTTGGAATTACCTTTATAATCCTGCGGGGTAGTCCTGCCATCTTGTTTTACTGTATACAATATTTTTGTATGTTCACTCCTTCGTCGCCGACAAACACGCCTTCCGGTGAATGGTGTTGGCCTCTGACGGGATTGTGAATGCTGGGAAATGTATTTTGGTCAACGACCAGCGTGAACATATTTCAATTAAACGAACTTCATGTTCCAGGAGTGGGTGCTTTCAAAATCTTAGAGAAAATACTAGAAATATGAACGTACTCTTTATTGTAATTTCTTTGAATCCCAAAAACTTAAGACATGGACTGAATTGAAATTATCGTAAAAATGGACAGTTATCACAATCAATGTAATATTGTTCTGCACAGTAGAAGCCAAAGTTTGAGTCCCAGTTGCAGCTTTTTCTTTCTCCCGATACGCCGCTATTGCAGTGTTCTCCTTCTTCCTCCACAATAACATGCAGATACCTTAACCATGTCCCAGAATTTCATGAAATAAAAGGTATTCAGCACATagggaaaatatatatttcactgaCAGTTTTGGTAATCTGCTTCAAAGCAAACATAAAAGTGCGCAACTACAGATTTGTTAATTTTATTTTACAGCACAAATAATTGCACACAAAACAGTTTgggatttggggggggggggtgagccaAGATAAAATTATGTAAGGTATCAATGATTCTTTAGGTAAGAAACTCCTTAACAACTATCTGTCTTTTGGAGGATCTCTCTTTCTGCGTCGCATATGGTACCTAAGAAAAAAAAGGAACAAAAGTTAAAATTTTCAATATACAGcggattcggaaagtattcagaccctttgactttttccacactttgttacagccttattctgaaatgaatTAAATTGTAatctctcaatctacacacaacaccccataatgacaccgcgaaaacaggtttttagaaatctttgcaaatgtaattaaaaataaaaaactgaaattacatttataagtattcagaccctttactcagtactttgttgaagcacctttggcagcgattatagcctcgagtctacttgggtatgacgctacaagcttgacacacgtgtatttggggagtttctcccattcttctctgcagatcccctcaagctctatcaggttggatagggagcgtcgctgcacatcaatgttcaggtctctccagagatgttcagtcgggttcaagtccgggctctgtctgggccactcaaggacattcagagacttgtcccgatgccactcctgcatggtcttggctgtgtgcttagagtcgttgtcctgttggaaggtgaaacttcgcccccagtctgagatcacgagtgctctggagcaggttttcatcaaggatctctctgtactttgcaccgttcatctttccctcaatcctgactagtctcccagtccctgccactgaaaaacatccacacagtatgaacctgccaccaccatgcttcaccgtaggcatggtgccaggtttcctccagacgtgacgcttgccattcaggccaaatagttcaatcttggtttcatcagaccagagagtcttgtttaTCATtgcctgagagtcctttaggtgccttttggcaactccaagtggactgtcatgtgccttttactgaggagtggcttccgtctggccactaccataaagccctgattggtggagtgctgcaaagatagttgtccctctggaaggttctcctttCTCAACATAGGAACTCTAGCAGCGTGACcatggggttcttggtcacctccctgactaaggccttctcccccgattgctcagtttggccgagcggccagctctaggaagagtcttggtggttccaaacttattccatttaagaatgatggaggccactgtgttcttggggaccttcaatgctgcagaaatgtttaggtatccttccccagatctgtgcctcgacagaatcctgtctcgaagctctacggacaaatccttcgacctcatggcttggtttttgctctgacatgcactgtcaattgtgggaccttatatagacaggtgtgttcctttccaaatcatgtccaatcaattgaatttaccccaggtggactccgatcaagcagtagaaacatctcaaggatgatcaatggaaacagaatgcacctgagcccaAATTCgaatgtcatagcaaagggtcttatTTACATAACGTTTATGTTTTTAAATTTTAATAAAAATGtgcaaacatgtctaaaaacctgttttcactttgtcattgtggggtattgtgtgaatatGGATCAAATATTTTTTGCCCCTAAATTAtagaatagggctgtaatgtaacaaaatgtggaaaaagggaaggggtctgaatactttgccaATGCACTCTATAGGTGATTTTAAAAAGGACTGAGTGAGGATTTTACCCACCTTCATGCAAGTTTCTCACTCAATACATTAGCATTACATTAATTTACAAATTAGCAACTTAAGGTACATTTTGGATACTTAAAAGGCCCAATGCAAAcgttatctcaatatcaaatcatttctgggtaacaatgatgTATCCTACTGGGATTATTTTCAATCAAAAtggtcaaaaacaaacaaaaatagctACTTAGCAAGAGCAATTTCTcgagcaagaattttgctaggactgtcggAGTGGGGAGAGAAAATCGGAAGCCTCGTTATTGGCAGAGACGTTTGAAACTCTTtcatattggtctattaactaatttactgcctggtgatgtcaccaagcAGGCCGAAATTTCAGACAACCTTTTCAAACAGCCCTCTTACACCAAAAGAGCATTATCATTTTCACAGCATTCTTCCAACATCAgtatggaaatatatataaaactcaggaaattacatttttgactgcactgggcctttaatactAAGGAAGTGCCATGTGAGTTCAGTACCAATATTTAATATGGAACGGGTGTGGCATCTATCTATTGCCATGCTTTGAGCAATCATCAACATAATTTTCTCCTTCTGAGTATCTCTTCATAATTTAGACAGTACCCAGTTAGTACTGACTATCACTAAAGTGATTCAATCATAGAAGGTCTACTTACTGTCCCACAGGGTACCAGCGGTGCTTGGTGGTGTGAAACATTTTGCTGAGCTCCTCAATGGTGGGGGCCTGTTTGTTCTGCAGCACCTCCCTTCCGAGGTGGGCCTTCAGCACCTGGTCATGTGTTTCTGCCGGATTGGTCAGGGGGTTTGGCCGTAGAATGGGCTACAGT
Proteins encoded in this region:
- the LOC129865112 gene encoding ubiquitin-conjugating enzyme E2 N-like; protein product: MAGLPRRIIKETQRLLAEPVPGIKAEPDEANARYFHVVISGPQDSPFEGGTFKLELFLPEEYPMAAPKVRFMTKIYHPNVDKLGRICLDILKDKWSPALQIRTVLLSIQALLSAPNPDDPLANDVAEQWKSNEAQAIETARTWTRLYAGNSIEV